Genomic window (Paenibacillus sp. PK3_47):
TCCCGCTCCAGCCATTCGCTTTTATTCCGGGCAGATTCATAAAGTACACCTTCCGCTGAATCTGTAATCCCGCTCAGACGAGCCTCTACCGGTTTCACAAAACCATAGAATTTGATAAGGTACGCTTCATATTTATCCATGGTAAGGCTATTATTCATGATCGCAGCCGCGTATTCATTCTTTTCAATTTGCTTGTGCAGCGGTGCCGTTTCTTCTTTTAGACGCTTCAGGATGTTGGATGCATTATCCATAGCTATATTATCTCCTTTAGACAATTTTGATAAAAATCTGATTAAATAATAGTGCGCTTCAATTCAGTGTACACATCAACATTAAATCCTACAAATTTTAAGTGAAATACTTAGATATGTACTATAAATAAACAAAATAGCCGATTAAAAAGCAAAGCCCTGCAAACAAAAAGGCTGCAAGGCTATTTCATGTATTACATTTCATCCAGCTTCAGCAGAAGCTTATTGTAATTTTCCAAAGTTTCCGGGTCTTCTACCTTTACTCCGGATTTAAAGTATACGATGTCCCCATTGCCGCTGTTAATCTGCTGATTGGCTTCCAGGATCCGTTTGAGGTTCGCTGCTGTCCCTGCGCTGCCGGATATGATGTCCACATCTTCAGGCAAAAGCTTTCTTAGTGTATTCGTAAAATACGGAAAATGCGTACAACCGAGGACTACCGTCCCATATTGGGTCAAATCAAATACAGCTAGCGCCCTTTTTAAATAACTTATAACCCTGTGTTCATCAAAATCAAACCGTTCCGCGAACTCCACCAGTCCCGGCAGTGCCAGACTCTCGACAATATCATGCTGATCCAGCCTTTTTACCAGCAGGTGAAACTTCTCTTCATTCAGCGTCAGGCTCGTGGCCAGAACAAGCACCTTCTTGCGGTGGATCTCCGACTTCTGCACAGCCGGTTTGACAGCCGGTTCAATTCCTAGGATCGGAAAAT
Coding sequences:
- the murI gene encoding glutamate racemase; its protein translation is MRIGFFDSGIGGITVLHQALRILPHEDYLFYADTLNVPYGEKAKEEVKQYIFDAVSFIAEQQVKALVIACNTATSVAIRELREKYDFPILGIEPAVKPAVQKSEIHRKKVLVLATSLTLNEEKFHLLVKRLDQHDIVESLALPGLVEFAERFDFDEHRVISYLKRALAVFDLTQYGTVVLGCTHFPYFTNTLRKLLPEDVDIISGSAGTAANLKRILEANQQINSGNGDIVYFKSGVKVEDPETLENYNKLLLKLDEM